The Polyangiaceae bacterium genome includes a region encoding these proteins:
- the thiS gene encoding sulfur carrier protein ThiS — MKLTVNGEVREVPDGLTVRGLVEHLGLTEGPVAVEKNREVVPRAEHASAALADGDVIEIVHFVGGG, encoded by the coding sequence ATGAAGCTGACGGTCAACGGAGAGGTCCGCGAGGTCCCCGACGGCCTCACGGTGCGGGGGCTGGTCGAGCACCTGGGCCTGACCGAGGGCCCGGTGGCGGTCGAGAAGAACCGCGAGGTCGTGCCGCGCGCCGAGCACGCGAGCGCGGCTCTCGCCGACGGCGACGTGATCGAGATCGTGCACTTCGTGGGCGGCGGCTGA
- a CDS encoding VanW family protein, which translates to MRRDLAIAAFLALSAAALTGTVTWKYFDWQSSGRAMPGATIGGELQPEAVALGDWLEIRRVRLLDREAYFALPDQGGSLPVSFGELGIELDVAATMKAVREHAEGGKPSERLYRALRSRRGEIDLPLVWSLDPERAKMAFSRVAPHVAKEPVDARLDLALHQRIDENAGRELDVDGTLEMLAQGERDDLAVFALATKPIPAKVTSASLANVDVSKVLSAFETNFGGTGQGRAVNIAKAASYLNGFVIAPGQSVSFNQIVGPRTHERGFVMAPVIRDDELEPGLGGGTCQVASTVHAAAVYGALDVQARRSHSRPSGYAPLGLDATVVWGEVDLKFRNPYDTPLIVHAFLPTKTKLRVELLGRDPPGKIEHTYAVVRTHDFYRRVWTKPFVKEGKTIKRQRGIKGYDVVSSVKLTLPGGEVRQLRNYYSEYRPVPEVFWVGPGANLEELPELPEGAKHVEIDGKGKGGEPVSEGPSEGDPTG; encoded by the coding sequence GTGCGTCGCGACCTGGCCATCGCTGCGTTCCTTGCCCTGAGCGCTGCTGCGCTCACGGGCACCGTCACGTGGAAGTACTTCGACTGGCAGTCCTCAGGCCGGGCGATGCCCGGGGCCACCATCGGCGGCGAGCTCCAGCCCGAGGCTGTGGCGCTCGGCGACTGGCTGGAGATCCGCCGCGTGCGGCTGCTCGACCGTGAGGCTTACTTCGCGCTGCCCGACCAGGGCGGCTCTCTGCCGGTCTCGTTCGGGGAGCTCGGCATCGAGCTCGACGTGGCGGCGACCATGAAGGCCGTGCGGGAGCACGCGGAGGGCGGCAAGCCGAGCGAGCGCCTGTACCGCGCGCTCAGGTCTCGCCGCGGTGAGATCGACCTGCCGCTGGTCTGGAGCTTGGATCCCGAGCGAGCCAAGATGGCGTTCTCGCGCGTCGCGCCCCACGTCGCGAAGGAGCCGGTGGACGCCCGACTGGATCTCGCTCTGCATCAGCGCATCGACGAGAACGCCGGCCGCGAGCTCGACGTGGACGGCACGCTGGAGATGCTCGCCCAGGGCGAGCGCGACGACCTGGCGGTGTTCGCCCTGGCGACCAAGCCGATCCCGGCCAAGGTCACCAGCGCCTCGCTGGCCAACGTGGACGTGAGCAAGGTGCTCTCGGCGTTCGAGACGAACTTCGGTGGCACGGGCCAAGGGCGCGCGGTGAACATCGCGAAGGCCGCCAGCTACCTGAACGGCTTCGTGATCGCGCCCGGTCAGAGCGTGAGCTTCAACCAGATCGTCGGGCCGCGGACGCACGAGCGTGGCTTCGTGATGGCCCCAGTGATCCGCGACGACGAGCTCGAGCCGGGACTCGGCGGCGGCACCTGCCAGGTGGCCTCGACCGTGCACGCCGCGGCGGTCTACGGCGCCCTGGATGTCCAGGCGCGGCGCAGCCACAGCCGCCCGAGCGGGTATGCGCCGCTCGGCCTCGATGCGACAGTGGTCTGGGGCGAGGTCGATCTCAAGTTCAGGAACCCCTACGACACGCCGCTGATCGTCCACGCCTTCTTGCCCACCAAGACCAAGCTCCGGGTCGAGCTGCTCGGGCGCGATCCCCCGGGCAAGATCGAGCACACCTACGCCGTGGTGCGCACCCACGACTTCTACCGCCGGGTCTGGACCAAGCCCTTCGTCAAGGAGGGCAAGACCATCAAGCGCCAGCGGGGCATCAAGGGCTACGACGTGGTCAGCAGCGTGAAGCTGACGCTGCCGGGCGGCGAGGTGCGCCAGCTTCGCAACTACTACAGCGAGTACCGGCCGGTGCCGGAGGTGTTCTGGGTCGGCCCCGGCGCGAACCTGGAAGAGTTGCCGGAGCTCCCCGAGGGCGCGAAGCACGTCGAGATCGACGGCAAGGGCAAGGGCGGAGAGCCCGTGAGCGAAGGGCCGTCCGAGGGCGATCCGACGGGTTGA
- a CDS encoding L,D-transpeptidase, with protein sequence MGHVCTDEASIDMDEPILRAASVRAELDKPLPYRYGFVRATAPQYLRIPTRAEQEKSEFQLKEHLDWYEANKSEVQGVILGANDVPLDRRGIAAPGLKAPAGFRPSTELSINELFGAKTASDPIPFWLEGGKRAIPNVSGFNVPEYAVFADRVRRKTGLSFVGAFDSDDAGFKRHFGLTVDLRLIPTTKVKPDTGSPFHGIELGKGVEMPFCWVIKSEVTTWKLIKDKDLAKPAEEVPKRAIVPLSGNVRVKAGKRFYQTAKDKTRWLRAEDIAVVVPPAAWPEAAEKGEKWIDVSLMQQTLVLYEGKRAWYATLVSTGRDRIGDPKTTLSTVQGQFRLQSKHIAAAMDSQENSTLAGGSIHRAVAASGDTAATVARLQKAEADGKKLSEDDQRRLLNIKKGRDPEYGITVRRGSQNFELRDVPWIQYFAAGYALHGAYWHDVFGIPRSHGCVNLAPVDARLVFRWTDPPVPEGWHGINVGPDMGQGTTVYVHE encoded by the coding sequence ATGGGCCACGTCTGCACGGACGAGGCCAGCATCGACATGGACGAGCCGATCCTGCGCGCGGCGAGCGTGCGCGCGGAGCTCGACAAGCCGCTGCCCTATCGCTACGGCTTCGTGCGCGCGACGGCGCCGCAGTACTTGCGGATCCCGACCCGCGCCGAGCAGGAGAAGAGCGAGTTCCAGCTGAAGGAGCACCTGGACTGGTACGAGGCGAACAAGTCCGAGGTGCAGGGAGTGATCCTGGGCGCCAACGACGTGCCCCTGGACCGCCGGGGCATCGCCGCGCCGGGGCTGAAGGCGCCGGCGGGCTTCCGGCCCAGCACCGAGCTGAGCATCAACGAGCTGTTCGGCGCCAAGACCGCCAGCGACCCCATCCCGTTCTGGCTCGAGGGGGGCAAGCGCGCCATCCCCAACGTCTCCGGCTTCAACGTCCCGGAGTACGCGGTGTTCGCCGACCGAGTGCGGCGCAAGACCGGGCTCTCCTTCGTGGGGGCCTTCGACAGCGACGACGCCGGCTTCAAGCGCCACTTCGGCCTCACCGTGGACCTCCGCCTGATCCCAACCACCAAGGTCAAGCCCGACACCGGCTCGCCGTTCCACGGCATCGAGCTGGGCAAGGGCGTGGAGATGCCGTTCTGTTGGGTGATCAAGAGCGAGGTCACGACTTGGAAGCTGATCAAGGACAAGGACCTCGCGAAGCCCGCCGAGGAGGTCCCGAAACGCGCCATCGTGCCGCTGAGCGGTAACGTGCGGGTCAAGGCCGGCAAGCGCTTCTACCAGACCGCCAAGGACAAGACGCGCTGGCTCCGCGCCGAAGACATCGCGGTGGTGGTGCCGCCGGCTGCCTGGCCGGAGGCGGCGGAGAAGGGCGAGAAGTGGATCGACGTGTCGCTGATGCAGCAGACGCTCGTGCTCTACGAGGGCAAGCGCGCCTGGTACGCGACCCTGGTCTCGACCGGGCGCGACCGCATTGGGGATCCCAAGACCACCCTCTCCACGGTGCAGGGGCAGTTCCGGCTCCAGAGCAAGCACATCGCGGCGGCGATGGACTCCCAGGAGAACTCGACGCTGGCGGGTGGGAGCATCCATCGCGCCGTGGCTGCCAGCGGTGACACCGCGGCGACCGTCGCGCGGCTCCAGAAGGCGGAGGCGGACGGCAAGAAGCTCAGCGAGGACGACCAGCGGCGCCTGCTCAACATCAAGAAGGGGCGCGATCCCGAGTACGGCATCACGGTGCGGCGGGGCTCGCAGAACTTCGAGCTCCGCGACGTCCCCTGGATCCAGTACTTCGCTGCTGGCTACGCCTTGCACGGGGCCTACTGGCACGACGTGTTCGGTATCCCCCGGAGCCACGGCTGCGTGAACCTGGCCCCGGTGGACGCGCGCTTGGTCTTTCGCTGGACAGACCCCCCGGTTCCCGAGGGATGGCACGGCATCAACGTGGGGCCGGACATGGGGCAGGGGACGACCGTGTACGTCCACGAGTGA
- a CDS encoding protein-L-isoaspartate(D-aspartate) O-methyltransferase → MKLAPVLVALVWACARREPTPSAAPTLAEAPATSVVPAPPPRPTHPAFSERVAEREALVRSIAGEGVTDERVLGAMRRVPRHAFVPAAVEGMAYADRPLPIGSGQTISQPFIVAFMTQAVAPKPTDNCLEIGTGSGYQAAVLAELCRRTWSIEYLPELADQAKKTLRALGYDDDRVRLRTGDGYVGWPEAEPFDVVVVTAAPEKVPQPLLDQLAVGGRLVIPVGPHAEAQALERWTRRAAGKGPNAFDRERLLDVRFVPFLGDGGR, encoded by the coding sequence ATGAAGCTCGCTCCCGTCCTGGTGGCCCTGGTCTGGGCTTGCGCGCGCCGTGAGCCGACGCCCAGCGCGGCGCCAACACTGGCCGAGGCCCCGGCGACATCGGTGGTCCCCGCGCCGCCGCCGCGACCGACCCATCCTGCGTTCTCCGAGCGCGTCGCCGAGCGGGAGGCGCTCGTGCGCTCCATCGCCGGCGAAGGCGTGACGGACGAGCGCGTGTTGGGCGCGATGCGCCGAGTCCCACGCCACGCCTTCGTCCCGGCGGCGGTGGAGGGGATGGCCTACGCGGATCGACCCCTGCCCATCGGCAGTGGGCAGACCATCAGCCAGCCGTTCATCGTGGCGTTCATGACCCAGGCCGTGGCACCCAAGCCGACGGACAATTGCCTCGAGATCGGCACCGGCAGCGGCTACCAGGCGGCGGTGCTGGCGGAGCTCTGCCGTCGCACCTGGTCCATCGAGTACCTCCCCGAGCTGGCGGACCAGGCGAAGAAGACCCTGCGCGCCTTGGGCTACGACGACGACCGGGTTCGACTCCGAACCGGCGACGGCTACGTGGGCTGGCCGGAGGCGGAGCCCTTCGACGTGGTCGTGGTCACCGCTGCGCCGGAGAAGGTGCCGCAACCGTTGCTCGATCAGCTCGCCGTGGGCGGCCGCCTGGTGATCCCCGTCGGGCCCCACGCCGAAGCGCAGGCGCTCGAGCGCTGGACACGTCGCGCAGCCGGAAAAGGCCCGAACGCTTTCGACCGCGAGCGCCTGCTCGACGTCCGCTTCGTGCCGTTCTTGGGCGACGGCGGGCGCTGA
- a CDS encoding SUMF1/EgtB/PvdO family nonheme iron enzyme: protein MTRRVLMGFLLVAAGLLSKGNGSTANSSVPGLAEEPSFQALVGPMGTADPNQGAFETGRSERIYGRNSVTGDALPVNAVPTPDRGVSPVPGTPPGAVPTNGGACPPEMVAVEGEYCTEVRHSCTKWLDDPALPYARCGEYEPKATCVGERVKMSFCIDRHEYTKPGEQLPMNHASFVIAQDTCKNLGKRVCTEDEWNFACEGEEMRPYPYGWKREAKCNQDRPKEELYDPNNKRFQVLADHRMPNGANPECASPFGVQDMVGNMDEPVLRESQRHAYPYRNGLKGGWWMPARNRCRPATTKHDDHYKDIQVGVRCCADTPGSSAGAHG, encoded by the coding sequence ATGACTCGGCGCGTTTTGATGGGCTTCCTTCTGGTGGCTGCGGGGCTGCTCTCGAAAGGGAACGGAAGCACTGCGAATTCGAGCGTCCCCGGGCTGGCTGAGGAGCCCTCGTTCCAAGCCCTGGTGGGGCCGATGGGCACCGCTGACCCCAACCAGGGAGCCTTCGAGACCGGTCGCTCCGAGCGTATCTACGGCCGTAACAGCGTCACGGGTGACGCACTGCCCGTGAACGCAGTTCCCACCCCTGACAGGGGCGTCAGCCCGGTGCCCGGCACGCCGCCGGGGGCCGTGCCCACCAACGGGGGGGCCTGTCCCCCCGAGATGGTCGCCGTGGAAGGCGAGTACTGCACCGAGGTACGCCATAGCTGCACCAAGTGGCTGGACGATCCCGCGCTGCCGTATGCGCGCTGCGGTGAGTACGAGCCCAAGGCCACCTGCGTCGGCGAGCGCGTGAAGATGAGCTTCTGCATCGACCGCCACGAGTACACGAAGCCGGGCGAGCAGCTGCCGATGAACCACGCCAGCTTCGTCATCGCCCAGGATACCTGCAAAAACCTCGGCAAACGCGTGTGCACCGAGGACGAGTGGAACTTCGCTTGCGAGGGCGAGGAGATGCGCCCGTACCCCTACGGCTGGAAGCGCGAAGCCAAGTGCAACCAGGACAGGCCGAAGGAGGAACTCTACGATCCGAACAACAAGCGCTTCCAGGTGCTGGCCGACCACCGCATGCCGAACGGGGCCAACCCGGAGTGCGCGAGCCCCTTCGGAGTGCAGGACATGGTCGGCAACATGGACGAGCCCGTGCTGCGCGAGAGCCAGCGCCACGCCTACCCCTACCGGAACGGACTCAAGGGCGGCTGGTGGATGCCCGCCCGCAACCGCTGCCGACCCGCCACCACCAAGCACGACGACCACTACAAGGACATCCAGGTCGGGGTGCGCTGCTGCGCGGACACCCCCGGATCGTCTGCCGGAGCCCACGGCTGA
- the argB gene encoding acetylglutamate kinase, translating into MSARVVVKLGGEVIRDAALGAVAAELAALAKQRSVVVVHGGGPQTTALQKALGQTPNIVGGRRVTDAATLDAIKMAVAGQANVDLCAALTAAGAKPVGLHGASSAVIRAKHRPPRIYSGAGPDPVDLGHVGDVEGFDQGLLELLSGAGYLPVLACIGADSSGNVYNINADIVATRVAAALGASDLMALMDVPGVLANRDDPSTRFAKLCVAEAKQLIADGVVAGGMIPKLEESFVALEAGVPRVHLLNRGLAEAAASPGSVGTLLTNDSLAMIRSRSS; encoded by the coding sequence ATGAGCGCGCGCGTCGTCGTCAAGCTGGGCGGCGAGGTCATTCGCGACGCGGCTCTCGGCGCGGTCGCCGCCGAGCTCGCCGCGCTCGCGAAGCAGCGAAGCGTCGTCGTCGTGCACGGCGGGGGGCCACAGACCACGGCGCTGCAGAAGGCCCTGGGCCAGACGCCGAACATCGTCGGCGGCCGGCGCGTCACCGACGCCGCTACCCTCGACGCCATCAAGATGGCCGTCGCCGGCCAGGCGAACGTGGATCTTTGCGCCGCGCTCACGGCCGCAGGAGCCAAGCCCGTCGGCCTCCACGGCGCGTCGAGCGCCGTGATCCGAGCCAAGCACCGTCCTCCGCGGATCTACAGCGGCGCCGGCCCGGATCCCGTCGATCTCGGTCACGTGGGCGACGTGGAGGGCTTCGACCAGGGCCTGCTCGAGCTCCTGTCGGGCGCGGGCTACCTGCCGGTGCTGGCCTGCATCGGCGCCGACTCGAGCGGCAACGTCTACAACATCAACGCCGACATCGTGGCGACTCGGGTCGCAGCAGCGCTCGGGGCCAGCGATCTGATGGCGCTGATGGACGTCCCCGGTGTGCTCGCCAATCGCGACGACCCGAGCACGCGCTTCGCGAAGCTCTGCGTCGCGGAGGCCAAACAGCTCATCGCCGACGGCGTCGTGGCCGGCGGCATGATCCCCAAGCTCGAGGAGTCCTTCGTGGCGCTCGAAGCCGGCGTGCCCCGCGTTCACTTACTGAACCGCGGGCTCGCGGAGGCGGCAGCGAGCCCGGGCAGCGTGGGCACGCTGCTAACGAACGACAGTCTTGCCATGATCAGATCACGATCGTCCTGA
- the argC gene encoding N-acetyl-gamma-glutamyl-phosphate reductase has translation MIRRLLLHPEVELARVSSLDFIGEPLGAAHPNLDGLTDLRFESLAPEEAARDMDVVLLGLPHKVSAEVVPKLMPTGVRIVDMSGDFRLKNADAYEKHYGKKHPCPELFEKFVYGLPELNREAIRQSRYVASPGCFATTIELGLLPLAKAGWLRGSVETVAITGSSGSGIVPSAGTHHPVRAGNLRTYKPLSHQHVPEIEETLALAGAEQFALRFVPVSAPLSRGIFATSFARVDASVPKEELDAAARRTYASEPFVRVPRGRLPEVVAVAGSNYVEVAIVPGPVEGSTRLVTCFSVTDNLIKGGAGQAIQNMNLILGLDEKLSLEDPGGYP, from the coding sequence ATGATCCGGCGCCTGCTCCTCCACCCGGAGGTGGAGCTCGCGCGGGTGTCCTCCCTCGACTTCATCGGCGAGCCGCTCGGAGCGGCGCATCCGAACCTCGATGGGCTCACGGATTTGCGCTTCGAGAGTCTAGCGCCGGAGGAGGCCGCGCGGGACATGGACGTGGTCCTGCTCGGCCTGCCGCACAAGGTCAGCGCGGAGGTGGTGCCCAAGCTGATGCCGACGGGCGTGCGCATCGTGGACATGAGCGGCGACTTCCGGCTCAAGAACGCCGACGCCTACGAGAAGCACTACGGCAAGAAGCACCCCTGCCCCGAGCTGTTCGAGAAATTCGTGTACGGGCTGCCGGAGCTGAACCGCGAAGCCATCAGGCAGAGCCGCTACGTCGCCTCGCCGGGCTGCTTCGCCACCACTATCGAGCTCGGCCTCCTGCCGCTGGCCAAGGCCGGCTGGCTCCGGGGCTCCGTCGAGACCGTGGCCATCACCGGCTCGAGCGGCAGCGGCATCGTGCCGAGCGCCGGCACGCACCACCCGGTTCGCGCCGGCAACCTCCGCACCTACAAGCCGCTCTCGCACCAACACGTGCCCGAGATCGAGGAGACCCTGGCGCTGGCGGGCGCCGAGCAGTTTGCGCTGCGCTTCGTGCCGGTGTCGGCGCCGCTCTCCCGCGGCATCTTCGCCACCAGCTTCGCGCGCGTGGACGCATCGGTGCCCAAGGAAGAGCTCGATGCCGCCGCCAGGCGCACTTATGCAAGCGAGCCGTTCGTGCGCGTGCCTCGGGGCCGTCTGCCGGAGGTCGTCGCGGTGGCGGGCTCGAACTACGTCGAGGTCGCCATCGTGCCCGGCCCCGTCGAGGGCAGCACACGGCTGGTCACCTGCTTCAGCGTCACCGACAACCTGATCAAGGGCGGCGCCGGACAGGCCATCCAGAACATGAACCTGATCCTGGGGCTCGACGAGAAGCTGTCGCTCGAGGATCCCGGCGGCTACCCATGA
- a CDS encoding histidine--tRNA ligase, protein MSYRAVKGMNDILPDEAARWHALERAFRETAELHGYAEIRTPVVEGTELFVRSIGATTDVVEKEMYSFSHHDESLTLRPEGTAGAARAYVEHKIHGKEPVSRWYYLGPMFRAERPQRGRYRQFYQAGCEIYGDPGPACDAEMIDMLVGMFRRLGVPDVVANIGSIGGAGTRERYRVRLQDFLRPKLAELSEHAGARLEVNPLRILDSKDPRDRAACQGAPNIQDVFDDADRAHWDGLRAHLDALGTPYVVDPLLVRGLDYYTRTLFELKSNAGELGSQNTLCGGGRYDDMIRELGGPAVPALGFAMGLERILLAVGDMALPKRARCSLAPLGTRAVGKALELARALRDAGVVADVDGRGNSLKSMLRRADGLGSRFCIVIGDAELERGVVQLKDLVQHSQEELLLDDVVGRVAEAAAGAATGGGA, encoded by the coding sequence ATGAGCTACCGCGCCGTCAAGGGGATGAACGACATCCTGCCGGACGAAGCCGCCCGCTGGCACGCGCTGGAGCGCGCCTTCCGGGAGACCGCCGAGCTCCATGGCTACGCCGAGATCCGCACGCCGGTGGTGGAAGGCACCGAGCTGTTCGTGCGCAGCATCGGCGCGACCACCGACGTGGTCGAGAAGGAGATGTACAGCTTCTCGCACCACGACGAGTCGCTGACGCTGCGACCGGAGGGCACCGCGGGGGCTGCGCGCGCCTACGTCGAGCACAAGATCCACGGCAAGGAGCCGGTCTCGCGCTGGTACTACCTGGGTCCGATGTTCCGTGCCGAGCGCCCGCAACGTGGCCGCTACCGCCAGTTCTACCAGGCCGGCTGCGAGATCTACGGGGATCCCGGCCCCGCCTGCGACGCCGAGATGATCGACATGCTGGTGGGCATGTTTCGACGCCTGGGCGTGCCGGACGTGGTCGCCAACATCGGCAGCATCGGTGGTGCCGGGACGCGGGAGCGCTACCGGGTGAGGCTCCAGGACTTCCTGCGCCCGAAGCTGGCTGAGCTGAGCGAGCACGCTGGAGCCCGCCTCGAGGTGAACCCGCTGCGCATCCTCGACTCCAAGGATCCGAGGGACCGGGCGGCCTGCCAGGGCGCGCCGAACATCCAGGACGTCTTCGACGACGCCGACCGCGCGCACTGGGACGGGCTCCGCGCCCACCTGGACGCCCTCGGCACTCCTTATGTGGTGGATCCGCTCTTGGTGCGCGGGCTGGACTACTACACGCGCACGCTCTTCGAGCTGAAGAGCAACGCTGGCGAGCTCGGCTCGCAGAACACGCTCTGCGGCGGGGGCCGGTACGACGACATGATCCGCGAGCTGGGAGGCCCGGCCGTGCCGGCGCTCGGCTTCGCGATGGGCCTCGAGCGCATCCTGCTGGCGGTCGGTGACATGGCTTTGCCGAAGCGCGCCCGCTGCTCCCTCGCGCCGCTCGGGACCCGCGCCGTGGGCAAGGCCCTCGAGCTCGCTCGGGCGCTGCGTGACGCCGGCGTGGTCGCGGACGTGGACGGCCGCGGCAACTCCCTGAAGAGCATGCTGCGCCGCGCCGACGGCCTGGGCTCGCGCTTCTGCATCGTGATCGGCGACGCCGAGCTCGAGCGCGGCGTCGTGCAGCTGAAGGATCTGGTGCAGCACTCCCAGGAGGAGCTGTTGCTCGACGACGTCGTCGGGCGCGTGGCCGAGGCCGCGGCCGGTGCCGCGACGGGTGGAGGCGCGTGA
- the ruvX gene encoding Holliday junction resolvase RuvX: protein MALGVVQARRMRAAAIDLGTVRVGLAVADDLGLLAHPRPFLNGKDKGKLIAELGRLAQEEGIERFLVGLPRRLDGREGPEAKRARQFAEKLRAATGVAVEMIDEWLSTREAAARLRERGVKAREARALVDSEAAALLLQSWLDGRQNAP, encoded by the coding sequence ATGGCCCTCGGCGTGGTACAAGCCCGGCGGATGCGCGCGGCCGCCATCGATCTGGGGACGGTGCGGGTCGGCCTGGCCGTCGCCGACGACCTGGGGCTACTGGCCCACCCGCGTCCATTCCTGAACGGAAAGGACAAGGGCAAGCTGATCGCCGAGCTCGGTCGCCTCGCGCAAGAGGAGGGCATCGAGCGCTTCTTGGTCGGGCTGCCGCGGCGGCTCGACGGCCGGGAGGGACCGGAGGCGAAGCGCGCCCGCCAGTTCGCCGAGAAGCTTCGAGCCGCCACGGGCGTTGCCGTGGAGATGATCGACGAGTGGCTGAGCACCCGCGAGGCCGCCGCGCGGCTACGCGAGCGGGGCGTGAAGGCCAGAGAGGCCCGAGCGCTGGTGGACAGCGAGGCCGCAGCGTTGCTGTTGCAGAGCTGGCTCGACGGGAGACAGAACGCGCCGTGA
- the mltG gene encoding endolytic transglycosylase MltG, whose translation MSKRAPRPRAPRRAPKKAKARSKSTRALASGIGIGLAVLVLPLLALFGWALLPGAGEGRRLLVDWPADLNASAAGERLARAGLVQSPRLFAWYLRVFSDAAELEPGAHVLNDGLGARQLAQRLTRARSRPERKVTVPEGWNHAQLARRLEEQEICAEAAFRKAVMDAGLRRELGVSGESVEGLLFPATYELGVDSAPAEVIRTLVRTFRKRFEALAEKHPGAREELRQRRGWGEHEIVTLASIVEREAVVEDERPVIASVYLNRLDDPEHRPEKMLQADPTAAYGCVIEPERAPSCAGFDGKVTPALLRDAQNRYNTYKHPGLPPGPIASPGEASLRAVLAPAKTEFLFFVAAGNGRHRFSRSFADHNRAIEESR comes from the coding sequence GTGAGCAAGCGGGCGCCGCGCCCCCGAGCCCCGAGGCGGGCCCCCAAGAAGGCCAAAGCGCGCTCGAAATCGACGCGCGCGCTGGCGAGCGGGATCGGCATCGGCCTCGCCGTGCTGGTCTTGCCCCTGCTCGCGCTGTTCGGCTGGGCGCTCCTGCCGGGTGCGGGCGAGGGGCGGCGCCTCCTGGTCGACTGGCCAGCAGATCTGAACGCGAGCGCGGCGGGCGAGCGCCTCGCGCGCGCCGGGCTGGTGCAGAGCCCGCGCCTGTTCGCCTGGTACCTGCGGGTGTTCTCCGACGCCGCCGAGCTCGAGCCCGGCGCCCACGTGCTCAACGACGGCCTGGGCGCCCGCCAGTTGGCCCAGCGTCTGACCCGCGCCCGCTCGCGCCCAGAACGGAAGGTCACCGTGCCCGAGGGCTGGAACCACGCCCAGCTCGCTCGCCGCCTGGAGGAGCAGGAGATCTGCGCGGAGGCGGCGTTCCGCAAGGCGGTGATGGACGCGGGCTTGCGGCGTGAGCTGGGGGTGAGCGGCGAGAGCGTGGAGGGGCTGCTGTTCCCTGCGACCTACGAGCTCGGGGTCGACTCGGCCCCGGCCGAGGTGATCCGCACGCTGGTCCGGACCTTCCGCAAGCGCTTCGAGGCGCTCGCCGAGAAGCACCCCGGGGCGCGCGAGGAGCTCCGCCAGCGGCGGGGTTGGGGTGAGCACGAGATCGTGACGCTCGCGTCCATCGTCGAGCGAGAGGCAGTGGTCGAGGACGAGCGCCCCGTCATCGCCAGCGTGTACCTGAACCGGCTCGACGATCCGGAGCACAGGCCGGAGAAGATGCTGCAAGCCGATCCGACGGCGGCCTACGGCTGCGTGATCGAGCCCGAGCGAGCGCCGAGCTGCGCGGGCTTCGACGGCAAGGTGACGCCGGCGCTGCTCCGGGACGCGCAGAACCGCTACAACACCTACAAACACCCGGGCCTGCCGCCGGGCCCCATCGCCAGCCCGGGCGAGGCGTCACTCCGCGCGGTGCTGGCGCCGGCCAAGACCGAGTTCTTGTTCTTCGTGGCGGCCGGAAACGGCAGGCACCGCTTCAGCCGCTCGTTCGCCGATCACAACCGTGCCATCGAAGAGAGCCGCTGA